The nucleotide sequence GCACGGCGTTAACGTCGCGCAGCACCACGTGCTCGCCGTAGCCTACGTTGAGAGCCCGAAATTCAATGTCCCATGCCTGCATGAATACCGCCCGTGCCTCGGTGTTGTGTCTGTTGCAATAAGAAGCGCCGCATCTGCCGTGTGACCGCGTCTGTGGCGTAAGGCAGCTTAACGCAAGGGGACAGGAGGAACAAGTGCTGCTGAGCCGTGCGGCAGGCTGTACCCGCCGCACGGCTGTATCCGTTTTGCTGGATGGCTGCGCCGCGCAATGCCCAGCATGATTTGCGCCAACATGTAAGGCAGGGCGCGCCCCGCCTGCAATATGGGTTTAGTCGGTGGGCATATCGTCGGGGAAGTCGGCGTTGGCGTAGACGTTCTGGACGTCGTCGTTGTCGTCCAGGGCGTCCATGAGACGCAGCACCTTCATGCCCATGTCGGCGTTAACAGCCACAAGATTTTGCGGAATCATGGCCAGCTCGGCCTCCAGCATGGCTATGCCCGCGGCTTCGAGCGCGTCGCGCACCGAAGTAAAATCGGCCATGGCGGTGTGGATGGTCCACACGTCTTCGTCGTCAATGACGTCGTCGGCGCCGGCTTCGAGGGCGGCTTCCATAATTTTGTCTTCGGGGTAGGCGTTTTTGTCCACCTCAATGACGCCCTTGCGGTCAAACATCCAGCCCACGCTGCCGTTTTCGCCCATGGCGCCGCCGTGCTTGGTGAACAGGTGGCGAACTTCGGCCACGGTGCGGTTTTTGTTGTCAGTGGCCACTTCCACCATGATGGCAATGCCGCCGGGGCCGTAGCCTTCGTAGAAGGTTTCGGTCAGGTCGCCGCCCGCGTCTTCGCCCGTACCCTTGCGGATGGCCGCCTCAATCTTGTCCTTGGGCAGGTTGACGGCCTTGGCCGCGGCAATGGCCGCGCGCAGACGCGAGTTGCCCACCGGGTCACTGCCGCCCTTGGCAGCGATGATGATTTCCTTGGCGGCCTTGGTAAAAAT is from Desulfovibrio desulfuricans and encodes:
- a CDS encoding YebC/PmpR family DNA-binding transcriptional regulator, whose amino-acid sequence is MSGHSKWANIQHRKGRQDAKRGKIFTKAAKEIIIAAKGGSDPVGNSRLRAAIAAAKAVNLPKDKIEAAIRKGTGEDAGGDLTETFYEGYGPGGIAIMVEVATDNKNRTVAEVRHLFTKHGGAMGENGSVGWMFDRKGVIEVDKNAYPEDKIMEAALEAGADDVIDDEDVWTIHTAMADFTSVRDALEAAGIAMLEAELAMIPQNLVAVNADMGMKVLRLMDALDDNDDVQNVYANADFPDDMPTD